In Acaryochloris thomasi RCC1774, a genomic segment contains:
- a CDS encoding alkaline phosphatase — MTSNVIFIHPDGADPSHFAAARFESVGPDGRLNWDEAPAAGVYLGHLDDQVVATSNAGAVVHAYGIKAVAPSFGFDENGDEYQSLAALQGQNVAGSAPNATALEEAIVAGRPTAVINSGFVAEPGTGVFLADAESRSDREGITAQVLESGVNVIMAAGEIDYLPIGTTGFFGQEGTRTDGRNLIEEAEALGYTVVYTHEQLESLPADTERVLGVFAADDTYNDVPEGQLIEDGLVDENGELITYGQPPINPNPPTVAEMLQATLNLDLFSQEEDGFFIVLEEEGTDNFGNNNNARGTIDATLRADAAIGVARDFIENVNSNTFVVTAADSAGGALEIDDVSGPTVGTTTTQPQLDEAGEDSGITVPLDGTTGSDTAPFVSAPDANGNSYEFGVAWAGLPDFAGSIVSKAYGEGAERLPATLDNTTIYRLIYESLFDVRLDAPEGVPDDLVPREAPEPTSDTGNVIFIHPDGTSPSHYAAARLASKGTDGRLNWDQLSNAGVYLGHIEDRLVSTSNAGAVVHAYGVKPFSGSFGFDAPVDEGGQEITALSGQNATIAQEAQAAGKAVGIINSGFIAEPGTGVFLADVDNRGQTEEITAEILDQRPDVILGAGETDYLPVGTTGVFGEEGTRTDGRNLIEEAEAAGYTVVFDREELLAVDSTTTDRLLGIFAAEDTYNDFSEDELRRDGLVDENGDLILYGQPPLNPNPPTVAEMLQVALPILDRDPDGFFLALEEEGTDNFGNDNNAAGTIEAALRADEAIGVALDFVDNTDPNTLVITAADSDAGGLEVDDVPIDGFGLDPELPDSGLTLRTQAELAAFGDEADGTLVQVDDVDGSNDVPGFSTDIFEPFVTGAPDANGDTFEFGVAWATDSDVNGGIVSKTYGLNADLLPATTDNTDIYRVAYQTLFGVAPDAPSSELVGFASLPADTFAEGPPAGNDDGEGNPIDANGRTGPFEGQPVQGFSGVQFADRDGSFWFLSDNGFGAQENSADYLLRLYRADPSFVGSEGGDGSVEIEDFIQLSDPNGLIPFDIQNGDTTERLLTGADFDIESFVIGSNGDIYVGDEFGPYLLHFGANGTLLDAPIPTPNPVELNTLNSQDPIVIGHRGASGVLPEHTLEAYRVAIAQGADFIEPDLVSTKDGVLIARHEPILDDTTNVAEVFGSERMSTKFLDGVETTAYFAEDFTLAEIKQLRAVQSRNFRSQDFNDAFEIPTFQEVIELVQEVEAETGRAVGIYPETKHPTFFDLQGLSLEEKLIDTLQETGFTDPNRIFIQSFEFQNLIELQAMLDAEDLGDIPLVQLYGNATDGANPDETFSVPFDIRFNVQQRNNLVEIYGQEFLDAAENPLSEDTLYSDLDNPEFLQVISQRYAEGAGPWKNNFLLRDALETPVDADGDGVAEITSQLTGEVTSFVDDAHDAGLQVHPYTLRNEERFLTLNADGTSQTPEEEIQQLIEIGVDGFFTDFPNTGDLVRDQLVADQVRSPQNPDVQSGDAVANINGSRGFEGLAISPDRQTLYPLLEGTVEGDPEGSLRIYDFDVASSEYQGVLGRYQLDDPSHAIGDFTAINASEYLVIERDGNQGEEAAFKKIFKVNLSDIDEEGFVRKEELVDLLDIQDPNDLNGDGETTFDFPFVTIEDVLVLDEDTLLVANDNNYPFSVGRGPDIDNNEIIQIKLEQPLDIDPRVGLAGVDRAGISGTDDRDVLIGTADADFIEGLNGDDVLRGLVGNDFLEGGAGRDNIKGGAGRDTLDGGEDRDILFGKRGNDLLLGGDGLDRIIGGRGEDTLVGGAGRDVLTGGIGADVFVLEVDQGRDTISDYQVGVDTLGLADELTVEQLGVTVGTENTFIQLLETGQNLAVLDGVKANQDKLTFESFSTIV, encoded by the coding sequence ATGACGAGTAATGTCATTTTTATCCATCCAGATGGTGCGGACCCGTCCCACTTTGCAGCCGCCCGTTTTGAATCAGTGGGCCCCGATGGTCGCTTGAATTGGGATGAAGCCCCTGCTGCTGGTGTCTATCTTGGGCATCTGGATGATCAGGTTGTGGCAACGTCTAATGCAGGCGCTGTGGTTCACGCCTACGGCATCAAGGCCGTGGCTCCCAGCTTTGGCTTTGATGAAAATGGTGATGAATACCAGTCTCTAGCTGCCTTACAGGGGCAGAATGTTGCTGGTTCGGCTCCAAATGCAACCGCGCTGGAAGAGGCCATTGTTGCGGGTCGTCCGACAGCCGTCATTAACTCAGGTTTCGTTGCTGAGCCTGGGACGGGTGTTTTTCTGGCTGATGCTGAGAGCCGTAGCGATCGCGAGGGCATCACCGCCCAGGTTTTGGAATCTGGCGTGAACGTAATCATGGCTGCGGGTGAAATTGATTATTTACCCATCGGAACGACTGGTTTCTTCGGCCAAGAAGGGACCCGCACCGATGGTCGTAACTTGATTGAAGAAGCAGAGGCACTGGGTTACACCGTTGTCTACACTCATGAGCAGTTGGAAAGCCTTCCAGCAGATACCGAGCGAGTTTTGGGTGTGTTTGCTGCCGATGATACCTACAACGATGTGCCCGAAGGACAACTCATTGAAGATGGTCTTGTCGATGAAAACGGTGAACTGATTACCTACGGTCAGCCACCCATTAACCCCAATCCGCCCACTGTGGCCGAGATGCTGCAGGCAACACTCAATCTTGATCTCTTTAGTCAAGAAGAAGATGGTTTTTTCATTGTTCTCGAAGAAGAAGGCACAGACAACTTCGGCAACAATAACAATGCCCGCGGCACAATTGATGCCACCTTAAGAGCCGATGCTGCTATTGGGGTAGCCCGAGATTTTATTGAGAACGTCAACTCTAATACCTTTGTCGTCACCGCTGCCGACAGTGCGGGAGGCGCTTTAGAGATTGATGATGTTTCCGGTCCGACGGTGGGAACCACCACCACCCAGCCACAGTTGGACGAAGCAGGAGAAGATAGCGGTATTACAGTTCCGCTGGATGGGACTACTGGCAGTGATACCGCACCCTTTGTCAGTGCTCCTGATGCCAACGGCAACAGCTATGAATTCGGTGTTGCTTGGGCAGGCCTACCGGACTTCGCGGGCAGTATTGTTTCTAAGGCTTACGGGGAAGGGGCTGAGCGCCTACCTGCAACTCTCGATAACACAACCATTTATCGATTAATCTACGAGAGTCTGTTTGATGTTCGTTTAGATGCACCAGAGGGCGTGCCTGATGATCTCGTGCCTCGTGAAGCGCCAGAACCGACGTCCGATACTGGCAATGTGATTTTCATTCATCCGGACGGAACCAGTCCTTCCCACTATGCGGCGGCAAGGCTTGCATCCAAAGGGACTGATGGTCGCCTGAATTGGGATCAGTTGAGTAACGCGGGCGTTTATCTAGGCCATATTGAAGATCGTCTAGTTTCTACATCAAACGCTGGGGCTGTTGTTCACGCCTACGGTGTTAAACCCTTTTCGGGCAGTTTTGGGTTTGATGCGCCGGTTGATGAAGGAGGTCAAGAGATTACTGCGCTCTCTGGTCAGAATGCCACCATTGCCCAAGAGGCCCAGGCCGCAGGAAAAGCAGTCGGTATCATTAACTCTGGCTTTATTGCTGAACCCGGAACCGGCGTCTTTCTGGCTGATGTGGACAATCGGGGCCAAACGGAGGAAATTACCGCTGAAATCTTGGATCAGCGACCAGATGTGATCCTTGGGGCCGGTGAAACCGATTACCTGCCAGTTGGAACCACTGGTGTTTTTGGCGAAGAAGGGACGCGTACTGACGGCCGCAACCTGATTGAAGAAGCTGAAGCAGCAGGTTATACAGTTGTTTTTGACCGCGAGGAACTGCTGGCCGTTGATTCTACTACCACCGATCGCCTGTTAGGCATCTTTGCTGCTGAAGATACCTATAACGACTTTTCTGAGGACGAACTGCGGCGAGATGGATTGGTGGATGAGAATGGCGATTTAATCCTTTACGGTCAGCCGCCCCTAAATCCCAATCCACCTACTGTTGCTGAGATGCTCCAGGTGGCGCTGCCCATTCTAGACCGCGATCCTGATGGTTTCTTCTTAGCTTTGGAAGAAGAAGGAACAGACAACTTTGGTAACGATAACAATGCTGCCGGCACCATTGAAGCAGCCCTGCGTGCGGATGAGGCAATTGGTGTTGCTCTTGATTTTGTTGATAATACTGATCCCAACACCTTGGTGATTACGGCTGCAGATTCTGACGCAGGGGGGCTAGAGGTTGATGATGTGCCTATTGATGGATTTGGACTTGATCCAGAGCTGCCTGATTCTGGGCTAACACTTCGGACTCAAGCCGAATTGGCTGCCTTTGGTGATGAAGCCGACGGCACACTGGTCCAAGTCGATGATGTTGACGGTAGCAATGACGTGCCTGGTTTCAGCACTGATATCTTTGAACCATTTGTGACTGGGGCTCCTGATGCGAACGGCGATACGTTTGAGTTTGGCGTTGCCTGGGCTACTGATTCTGACGTTAACGGAGGGATTGTCTCCAAAACCTATGGTCTAAACGCAGACCTACTGCCAGCCACGACAGACAACACTGATATTTATCGGGTGGCATATCAAACGCTGTTTGGAGTGGCACCCGACGCGCCGAGCTCGGAGTTGGTTGGCTTTGCTTCCCTGCCTGCCGATACCTTTGCTGAAGGGCCACCTGCCGGAAACGATGACGGTGAGGGTAACCCTATTGATGCTAATGGCCGCACCGGTCCTTTTGAAGGGCAGCCTGTCCAGGGCTTTAGTGGTGTTCAGTTTGCTGACAGAGACGGCAGCTTCTGGTTTTTGTCTGACAATGGTTTCGGCGCTCAAGAAAACAGTGCTGATTACCTTCTCAGACTCTATAGGGCTGACCCCAGTTTTGTCGGTTCTGAAGGGGGCGACGGCAGTGTTGAGATTGAAGATTTTATTCAGCTCAGCGATCCCAATGGCCTGATTCCCTTCGATATCCAAAACGGAGACACGACCGAGCGTTTGCTCACCGGGGCTGACTTTGATATTGAATCCTTCGTCATTGGCAGCAATGGTGACATCTACGTCGGTGATGAGTTTGGTCCCTATCTGCTCCACTTTGGTGCGAACGGGACGTTGTTGGATGCCCCGATTCCGACCCCCAATCCAGTAGAACTCAATACGCTTAATAGTCAAGATCCCATTGTGATTGGTCACCGGGGAGCTAGCGGTGTTTTGCCTGAGCATACGCTTGAGGCTTATCGAGTTGCGATCGCACAAGGCGCAGACTTCATCGAACCAGATTTGGTCAGCACCAAAGACGGTGTTCTCATTGCCCGTCATGAACCGATCCTGGACGACACCACCAACGTCGCTGAGGTCTTCGGTTCTGAACGGATGTCTACAAAGTTTCTGGATGGCGTTGAAACAACAGCTTACTTCGCTGAGGATTTTACCCTCGCTGAGATCAAGCAGCTTCGTGCCGTTCAGTCCCGCAATTTCCGCTCTCAAGATTTCAATGATGCCTTCGAAATTCCCACGTTCCAGGAAGTTATTGAGCTAGTTCAAGAAGTTGAGGCTGAGACTGGCCGAGCCGTGGGTATCTACCCTGAAACAAAGCATCCTACCTTCTTTGATCTCCAGGGACTTTCTTTAGAGGAGAAACTCATTGATACACTCCAAGAAACTGGCTTTACTGACCCCAATCGGATCTTTATTCAATCCTTTGAATTTCAGAACCTGATCGAACTTCAAGCGATGCTGGATGCCGAAGATCTTGGTGATATTCCCCTCGTGCAGCTCTATGGAAATGCCACCGATGGCGCAAATCCTGATGAGACGTTCTCGGTGCCTTTTGATATCCGCTTTAATGTGCAGCAGCGCAATAATCTAGTGGAAATCTATGGCCAGGAATTCCTTGATGCTGCTGAAAATCCGCTGTCTGAGGACACGCTCTACAGCGACCTCGATAACCCTGAATTTTTGCAGGTGATCAGTCAACGATACGCTGAAGGTGCAGGTCCATGGAAAAATAACTTCCTGCTCAGAGACGCGCTAGAAACACCTGTCGACGCTGACGGTGATGGCGTCGCTGAAATCACTAGCCAGCTCACAGGCGAAGTGACATCCTTTGTTGATGATGCCCACGATGCAGGTCTGCAGGTTCATCCCTATACCCTGCGCAATGAAGAGCGATTCCTAACTCTGAATGCAGACGGAACGTCCCAGACTCCGGAAGAAGAGATTCAGCAACTGATTGAGATCGGGGTAGACGGTTTCTTCACTGACTTTCCCAATACCGGTGACTTGGTTCGAGATCAGTTGGTGGCGGATCAGGTGCGATCGCCTCAGAATCCAGACGTTCAGTCCGGTGATGCAGTGGCTAACATTAACGGTTCTAGAGGGTTTGAAGGTTTAGCCATTAGCCCCGATCGTCAAACCCTCTACCCACTCTTAGAAGGGACCGTAGAAGGTGATCCCGAAGGCTCGCTTCGCATCTACGATTTTGATGTGGCCTCTAGTGAATACCAAGGCGTTTTGGGCCGCTATCAGCTTGATGACCCTAGCCACGCCATCGGTGACTTCACCGCGATTAACGCCAGCGAATACCTGGTGATTGAGCGCGATGGCAACCAAGGCGAGGAGGCCGCATTCAAGAAAATCTTCAAGGTGAATCTCTCAGATATAGACGAAGAAGGTTTCGTTCGCAAAGAAGAGCTGGTTGATTTACTTGATATTCAAGACCCTAACGATCTCAATGGCGATGGAGAAACCACCTTTGATTTCCCCTTCGTGACGATTGAGGATGTTCTGGTGCTAGATGAGGATACCTTACTGGTCGCCAACGACAACAACTATCCCTTCTCTGTGGGGCGCGGACCTGACATCGACAATAACGAGATTATCCAAATCAAGTTAGAACAGCCTTTAGATATTGATCCGCGAGTGGGTTTAGCAGGGGTTGATAGAGCCGGTATTTCAGGAACTGATGATCGTGATGTGCTAATCGGAACCGCTGATGCTGATTTTATTGAGGGACTGAACGGCGATGATGTGCTTCGTGGTTTAGTCGGTAACGATTTTCTCGAAGGCGGTGCCGGACGCGACAATATTAAAGGGGGTGCGGGTCGTGACACCCTTGATGGTGGCGAGGATCGCGATATTCTCTTCGGAAAACGAGGCAACGATCTGTTGCTAGGTGGCGACGGTCTAGATCGGATCATAGGGGGGCGCGGCGAAGATACGCTCGTTGGAGGTGCCGGTCGTGATGTTTTGACTGGTGGTATTGGAGCTGATGTGTTCGTTCTTGAAGTGGATCAGGGCAGAGACACAATCAGTGACTATCAGGTCGGCGTGGATACCCTCGGATTGGCTGACGAATTAACGGTTGAACAGTTGGGCGTTACTGTCGGAACTGAGAACACGTTTATTCAACTGCTCGAGACAGGACAGAACCTCGCTGTTCTCGATGGGGTGAAGGCCAATCAAGACAAACTCACGTTCGAGAGCTTCTCTACTATTGTTTAG